One part of the Melospiza melodia melodia isolate bMelMel2 chromosome 3, bMelMel2.pri, whole genome shotgun sequence genome encodes these proteins:
- the CAD gene encoding multifunctional protein CAD produces the protein MARLVLQDGSVLPGRPFGAVGAAAAGEVVFQTGMVGYPEALTDPSYKAQILVLTYPLVGNYGVPRDEPDAFGLSRWFESSKIHVAALVVGECSETPSHWSASQSLDQWLKEQNIPGLEGVDTRALTKKIREKGTLLGKLVPDGTPEGSVAFEDPNTEHLVRAVSLKAPRVFNAGGSLRVTALDCGLKNNQIRCLCRRGAAVTVVPWDHPLDPAAFDGLFISNGPGDPQLCQETVSSLRQLLDAPQPKPIFGICLGHQLLALALGASTYKMKYGNRGHNQPCVHEDSRRCFITAQNHGFAVQAGSLPPGWLPLFTNANDASNEGLVHQSKPFFSVQFHPEHCAGPTDLEGLFDVFLEAARDLRDGQGGARTVRERLQEWLTYSKAPAGHSEAARPRKVLILGSGGLSIGQAGEFDYSGSQAIKALKEENIQTVLINPNIATVQTSKGLADKVYFLPITPEYVTQVIRNERPDGVLLTFGGQTALNCGVELTKAGVLERYRVRVLGTPVASIEMTEDRKVFVEKMEEIGEHVAPSEAAASLEQAQAAAERLGYPVLVRSAYALGGLGSGFANNREELMALVSQAFTHTSQVLVDKSLKGWKEIEYEVVRDAYNNCITVCNMENLDPLGIHTGESIVVAPSQTLNDTEYFMLRRTAIKVVQHLGIVGECNIQFALNPESEQYYIIEVNARLSRSSALASKATGYPLAYVAAKLALGIPLPLLRNSVTNSTTASFEPSLDYCVVKIPRWDLSKFVRVSTKIGSSMKSVGEVMAIGRNFEEAFQKALRMVDENCVGFDHTVKPVSDMELETPTDKRIFVLAAALRAGYCIERLYELTKIDRWFLHKMKNITDHAVLLESYRGQQGAMPPAVLQRAKQLGFSDKQVALAVLSTELAVRKMRRDLKILPVVKQIDTVAAEWPAQTNYLYLTYNGSEHDLAFREPHVMVIGSGVYRIGSSVEFDWCAVGCIQELRKMGFKTIMVNYNPETVSTDYDMCDRLYFDEISFEVVMDIYELENPEGVILSMGGQLPNNIAMALHRQQCRILGTSPEAIDSAENRFKFSRLLDSIGISQPLWKELSNMESAKHFCCKVGYPCVVRPSYVLSGAAMNVAYSDSDLEKFLSNAVAVSKEQPVVISKFIQEAKEIDVDAVACDGVVVAIAISEHVENAGVHSGDATLVTPPQDITPKTLERIKAIVHAIGQELQVTGPFNLQLIAKDDQLKVIECNVRVSRSFPFVSKTLGVDLVALASQVIMGEDVEPVGLMTGTGIVGVKVPQFSFSRLAGADVVLGVEMTSTGEVACFGENRCEAYLKAMLSTGFKIPKKNILLTIGSYKNKSELLPTVRTLESLGYNLYASLGTADFYTEHGIKVKAVDWHFEEADSSEAGARESQRSILDYLAENHFEMVINLSMRNSGGRRLSSFVTKGYRTRRLAVDYSVPLIIDIKCTKLFVEALGQIGAAPPMKMHVDCMTSQKLIRLPGLIDVHVHLREPGGTHKEDFASGTAAALAGGVTMVCAMPNTSPAVTDATSFALAQKLAEAGARCDFALFLGASVDNAGTLGPLAGAAAGLKMYLNDTFSSLRMDDVSLWMEHLEQWPRHLPIVAHAERQTVAAVLMVAQLYQRPIHICHVARREEILLIKAAKQRGVPVTCEVAPHHLFLSQDDLGRLGKGRAAVRPELGTRQDVQALWENMDVIDCFATDHAPHTLEEKQGQEPPPGYPGLETMLPLLLTAVSEGRLSVEDIVQRLYENPRKIFGLPAQEDTYVEVDLEQEWIIPSSTVFSKARWTPFEGMQVKGTVRRVVLRGEVAYIDGQVLVPPGYGQDVRKWTAGAALLPHVAPSKEIVKPPEQSRPVAGDALRGRAPSPRRPGPTGDTRFHLPPRIHRASDPELPAFQRLGAAHRPGARGTAEDTREKGSRKAAEPDSAVTQDSHFHTLGPVPRQTSPQRAPHFQTSPLLHPLVGQHVLSVRQFSKEQLSHLFNVAHTLRMLVQKERSLDILKGKVMASMFYEVSTRTSSSFAAAMSRLGGSVLSFCEATSSVQKGESLADSVQTMCCYADVLVLRHPQPGAVELAARHCRKPVINAGDGVGEHPTQALLDIFTIREELGTVNGMTITMVGDLKHGRTVHSLARLLTLYRVHLRYVTPPELRMPADITSFVASRGIQQEEFGSIEEALPDTDVLYVTRIQKERFQRAEDYEACFGKFILTPHIMTRAKERMVVMHPLPRVNEISVEVDSDPRAAYFRQAENGMYMRMALLATVLGRY, from the exons CCTTCGACGGGCTGTTCATCAGCAATGGCCCAGGGGAcccacagctctgccaggagACGGTGTCCAGCCTACGCCAGCTGCTGGATGCGCCCCAGCCCAAGCCCATCTTTGGCATCTGCCTGGGCCACCAGCTGCTCGCACTGGCCCTCGGTGCCTCGACCTACAAGATGAA GTACGGGAACCGTGGGCACAACCAGCCGTGCGTGCACGAGGACTCGCGGCGCTGCTTCATCACGGCGCAGAACCACGGCTTTGCGGTGCAGGCGGGCAGCCTCCCGCCCGGCTGGCTGCCGCTCTTCACCAACGCCAACGACGCCTCCAACGAGGGCCTGGTGCACCAGAGCAAGCCCTTCTTCAG TGTCCAGTTCCACCCCGAGCACTGCGCCGGCCCCACCGACCTGGAGGGTCTCTTTGATGTCTTCCTGGAGGCGGCACGGGACCTGCGGGACGGGCAGGGCGGCGCCCGCACAG TGCGGGAGCGCCTGCAGGAGTGGCTGACCTACAGCAAGGCACCAGCGGGGCACTCGGAGGCAGCCCGGCCCCGCAAGGTGCTGATCCTGGGCTCCGGGGGCCTTTCCATTGGGCAGGCAGGCGAGTTCGATTACTCGGGGTcacag GCCATCAAAGCGCTGAAGGAGGAGAACATCCAGACGGTGCTGATCAACCCCAACATCGCCACCGTGCAGACCTCCAAGGGACTGGCAGACAAGGTGTACTTCCTGCCCATCACCCCGGAGTACGTCACCCAG GTGATCCGGAACGAGCGGCCTGATGGGGTGCTGCTGACCTTCGGGGGACAGACAGCCCTCAACTGCGGCGTGGAGCTGACCAAGGCGGGCGTCCTGGAGCGGTACCGCGTGCGGGTGCTGGGCACCCCCGTGGCCTCCATTGAGATGACGGAGGATCGCAAGGTCTTTGTCGAGAAGATGGAGGAGATCGGGGAGCACGTGGCGCCCAGCGAGGCTGCTGCCTCCCTGGAGCAg gcacaggcagctgctGAGCGCTTGGGGTACCCGGTGCTGGTGCGCTCTGCCTACGCCCTGGGAGGGCTGGGCTCTGGCTTCGCCAACAACAGGGAGGAGCTGATGGCTCTGGTGAGCCAGGCCTTCACCCACACCTCCCAGGTGCTGGTGGACAAGTCcctgaagggctggaaggagattGAGTACGAGGTGGTGCGGGATGCGTACAACAACTGCATCACG GTGTGCAACATGGAGAACCTGGACCCGCTGGGGATCCACACGGGCGAGTCCATCGTGGTGGCACCCAGCCAGACCCTCAATGACACCGAGTACTTCATGCTGAGGCGCACAGCCATCAAGGTGGTGCAGCACCTGGGCATCGTGGGCGAGTGCAACATCCAGTTTGCCCTCAACCCCGAGTCAGAGCAG TACTACATCATCGAGGTGAACGCGCGGCTGTCCCGCAGCTCGGCCCTGGCCAGCAAGGCCACTGGCTACCCGCTGGCCTACGTGGCTGCCAAACTGGCCTTGGGCATCCCCCTGCCC CTCCTCAGGAACTCCGTCACCAACTCCACCACGGCCAGCTTTGAGCCCAGCCTGGACTACTGCGTGGTGAAGATCCCGCGCTGGGACCTCAGCAAGTTCGTGCGTGTCAGCACCAAGATCGGCAGCTCCATGAAGAGCGTGG GGGAGGTCATGGCCATTGGGAGGAACTTTGAGGAGGCGTTCCAGAAGGCTCTGAGGATGGTGGACGAGAACTGCGTGGGCTTTGATCACACGGTGAAGCCGGTCTCAGACATG GAGCTGGAGACGCCGACGGACAAGCGGATCTTCGTGCTGGCGGCGGCGCTGCGGGCCGGCTACTGCATCGAGCGGCTCTATGAGCTGACCAAGATTGACCGCTGGTTCCTGCACAAGATGAAGAACATCACGGACCACGCGGTGCTGCTGGAGTCCTACCGCGGCCAGCAGGGCGCCATGCCGCCCGCCGTGCTCCAGCGCGCCAAGCAGCTCGGCTTCTCCGACAAGCAGGTGGCCCTGGCCGTGCTCAG CACCGAGCTGGCCGTGCGGAAGATGCGGCGCGACCTCAAGATCCTGCCGGTGGTGAAGCAGATCGACACCGTGGCCGCGGAGTGGCCGGCCCAAACCAACTACCTGTACCTGACCTACAACGGCTCTGAGCACGACCTGGCCTTCCGCGAGCCCCACGTCATGGTCATCGGCTCCGGCGTCTACCGCATCGGCAGCAGCGTGGAGTTTGACTGGTGTGCTGTGGGCTGCATCCAGGAGCTACGCAAG ATGGGCTTCAAGACAATCATGGTGAACTACAACCCTGAGACAGTGAGCACCGATTATGACATGTGTGATCGCCTCTACTTTGACGAGATTTCCTTTGAG GTGGTGATGGACATCTACGAGCTGGAGAACCCCGAGGGTGTGATCCTGTCCATGGGCGGGCAGCTGCCCAACAACATCGCCATGGCGCTGCACCGGCAGCAGTGCCGCATCCTGGGCACCTCCCCGGAGGCCATCGACTCCGCCGAGAACCGCTTCAAGTTCTCCCGCCTGCTGGACTCCATCGGCATCAGCCAGCCCCTCTGGAAGGAGCTCTCCAACATGGAG TCAGCCAAGCACTTCTGCTGCAAGGTGGGCTACCCGTGTGTCGTGCGCCCCTCCTACGTGCTGAGCGGGGCTGCCATGAACGTGGCCTACTCAGACAGCGACCTGGAGAAGTTCCTGAGCAACGCTGTGGCTGTGTCCAAGGAGCAGCCCGTTGTCATTTCCAAGTTCATCCAGGAGGCCAAG GAGATCGACGTGGACGCGGTGGCCTGTGACGGCGTGGTGGTGGCCATCGCCATCTCAGAGCACGTGGAGAACGCTGGGGTGCACTCGGGGGACGCCACACTGGTGACACCCCCCCAGGACATCACCCCCAAGACGCTGGAGCGCATCAAGGCCATTGTGCACGCCattgggcaggagctgcaggtcaCAGGGCCCTTCAACCTGCAGCTCATCGCCAAG GACGACCAGCTGAAGGTGATAGAGTGCAATGTTCGTGTCTCCCGCTCCTTCCCCTTCGTCTCCAAGACCCTGGGCGTGGACTTGGTGGCTCTGGCCAGCCAGGTGATCATGGGTGAGGATGTGGAGCCCGTGGGGCTGATGACGGGCACAGGCATCGTTGGTGTCAAG GTGCCCCAGTTCTCCTTCTCTCGCCTGGCGGGCGCTGACGTGGTGCTGGGTGTGGAGATGACCAGCACGGGCGAGGTTGCCTGCTTCGGGGAGAACCGCTGCGAGGCGTACCTGAAGGCCATGCTCAGCACTGGCTTCAAGATCCCCAAGAAGAACATTCTGCTGACCATCGGCAGCTACAAG AACAAGAGCGAGCTGCTGCCCACGGTGCGGACGCTGGAGAGCCTCGGCTACAACCTCTATGCCAGCCTTGGCACCGCCGACTTCTACACCGAGCACGGCATCAAG GTGAAGGCCGTGGACTGGCACTTTGAGGAGGCTGACAGCAGCGAGGCCGGTGCCCGGGAGAGCCAGCGCAGCATCCTGGACTACCTGGCCGAGAACCACTTTGAGATGGTCATTAACCTGTCCATGCGCAACTCGGGCGGCCGCCGCCTCTCCTCCTTCGTCACCAAGGGCTACCGCACCCGGCGCCTGGCCGTCGACTACTCCGTGCCCCTCATCATCGACATCAAGTGCACAAAGCTCTTCGTCGAG GCACTGGGCCAGATTGGGGCAGCGCCCCCAATGAAGATGCACGTGGACTGCATGACGTCCCAGAAGCTCATCCGTCTGCCAG GCCTGATCGATGTCCACGTGCACCTCCGCGAGCCGGGTGGCACCCACAAGGAGGACTTTGCATCAGGCACGGCAGCTGCCCTGGCCGGGGGCGTCACCATGGTGTGTGCCATGCCCAACACCAGCCCTGCTGTCACCGATGCCACCTCTTTCGCCTTGGCACAGaag ctggctgaggctggggcCCGCTGTGATTTTGCTCTCTTCCTGGGGGCTTCCGTGGACAACGCTGGCACCCTGGGCCCCCTGGCTGGGGCAGCCGCCGGGCTCAAGATGTACCTGAACGACACCTTCTCCAGCCTGCGGATGGACGACGTGTCGCTGTGGATGGAG caCCTGGAGCAGTGGCCGCGGCACCTGCCCATCGTGGCGCACGCCGAGCGGCAGACGGTGGCCGCCGTGCTGATGGTGGCCCAGCTGTACCAGCGCCCCATCCACATCTGCCACGTGGCCCGCAGGGAGGAG ATCCTGCTCATCAAGGCGGCCAAGCAGAGAGGCGTCCCGGTGACGTGCGAGGTGGCCCCGCACCACCTGTTCCTGAGCCAGGACGACCTGGGCCGCCTGGGGAAGGGCCGTGCGGCCGTGCGGCCCGAGCTGGGCACCCGCCAGGACGTGCAGGCGCTCTGGGAGAACATGGACGTCATCGACTGCTTTGCCACTGACCACG CTCCCCACACGCTGGAGGAGAAGCAGGGGCAGGAGCCGCCCCCTGGGTACCCTGGCCTGGAGACcatgctgccgctgctgctgacGGCCGTCTCCGAGGGGAGGCTCAGCGTGGAGGACATCGTGCAGCGCCTCTATGAGAACCCTCGCAAGATCTTTGGGCTGCCTGCTCAGGAGGACACCTATGTGGAG GTGGACCTGGAGCAGGAGTGGATCATCCCCAGCAgcacagtgttctccaaggccCGTTGGACCCCCTTTGAGGGCATGCAGGTCAAGGGCACGGTGCGCAGGGTGGTCCTGCGTGGGGAGGTTGCCTACATCGATGGGCAG gTGCTGGTGCCCCCTGGCTATGGGCAGGATGTGAGGAAGTGGACCGCAGGAGCTGCACTGCTGCCACACGTTGCCCCCAGCAAGGAGATTGTGAAG CCCCCCGAGCAGTCCCGGCCCGTGGCGGGTGACGCGCTGCGTGGACGGGCGCCCAGCCCGCGCCGGCCCGGCCCCACGGGGGACACGCGCTTCCACCTCCCGCCCCGCATCCACCGAGCCTCGGACCCCGAGCTGCCAG CGTTCCAGAGGCTGGGAGCCGCGCACCGCCCGGGCGCCCGAGGCACCG CTGAGGACACTCGAGAGAAGGGCAGCAGGAAGGCAGCGGAACCGG ATTCGGCAGTGACCCAGGACAGCCACTTCCACACGCTGGGCCCCGTCCCGCGCCAGACGTCCCCGCAGCGCGCCCCCCACTTCCAGACCTCCCCGCTGCTGCACCCCCTGGTCGGGCAGCACGTGCTCTCTGTGCGGCAGTTCTCCAAGGAGCAG CTGTCCCACCTGTTCAACGTGGCACACACCCTGCGCATGCTGGTGCAGAAGGAGCGCAGCCTGGACATCCTCAAG gggaaGGTGATGGCCAGCATGTTCTACGAGGTGAGCACGCGCACCAGCAGCTCCTTCGCGGCAGCCATGAGCCGGCTGGGGGGCTCCGTGCTGTCCTTCTGCGAGGCCACCTCCTCGGTGCAGAAGGGCGAGTCGCTGGCTGACTCCGTGCAGACCATGTGCTGCTACGCCGACGTGCTGGTGCTGCGGCACCCCCAGCCCGGCGCTGTCGAG ctggccgCCAGGCACTGCCGCAAGCCGGTGATCAACGCGGGGGACGGCGTGGGCGAGCACCCCACGCAGGCGCTGCTGGACATCTTCACCATCCGCGAGGAGCTGGGCACGGTCAATGGCATGACG ATCACCATGGTGGGGGACCTGAAGCACGGGCGCACGGTGCACTCCCTGGCGCGCCTGCTCACGCTGTACCGCGTGCACCTGCGCTACGTCACCCCGCCCGAGCTCCGCATGCCCGCCGACATCACCAGCTTCGTGGCCTCCAGGGGCATCCAGCAG GAGGAGTTCGGGAGCATCGAGGAGGCGCTGCCGGACACGGACGTGCTGTACGTGACCCGCATCCAGAAGGAGCGCTTCCAGCGGGCCGAGGACTACGAGGCT TGCTTCGGGAAGTTCATCCTGACACCCCACATCATGACCCGGGCCAAGGAGAGGATGGTGGTGATGCACCCCCTGCCCCGTGTCAACGAGATCAG CGTGGAGGTGGACTCGGACCCGCGCGCCGCGTACTTCCGGCAGGCGGAGAACGGCATGTACATGCGGATGGCGCTGCTGGCCACGGTGCTGGGCCGCTACTGA
- the MPV17 gene encoding protein Mpv17, producing the protein MAALWRGCARLLARRPGAAQALTAGALMGAGDVIAQQLVEQRGLHGHQCPRTLKMMGIGFCFVGPVVGSWYRILDWLIPGNTKAVAVKKVILDQGGFAPCFLGCFLAVTGATNGLSLHENWAKIQQDYMDALVTNYCIWPPVQIANFYFVPLQHRLAVVQCVAIVWNCYLSWKANRM; encoded by the exons ATGGCGGCGCTCTGGAGGGGCTGCGCGCGGCTGCTGGCGCGGCGGCCCGGGGCGGCGCAGGCGCTCACGGCCG GGGCCCTGATGGGAGCTGGGGATGTGATTGCACAGCAGCTGGTGGAGCAGCGGGGGCTGCATGGGCACCAATGCCCCCGCACCCTGAAAATGATGGGCATTGGCTTCTGCTTTGTG ggccctgtTGTGGGCAGCTGGTACAGGATCCTGGACTGGCTCATCCCAGGGAACACAAAAGCTGTGGCTGTGAAGAAGGTGATCCTGGACCAG GGGGGCTTCGCTCCGTGCTTCCTTGGCTGCTTCCtggctgtcacaggggccaccaACGGGCTCTCGCTGCACGAGAACTGGGCCAAGATCCAGCAG GACTACATGGATGCCCTGGTGACCAATTACTGT ATCTGGCCACCCGTGCAAATTGCCAACTTCTACTTTGTGCCTCTGCAGCACAG gctggctgtTGTCCAGTGTGTTGCCATCGTCTGGAACTGCTACCTGTCCTGGAAGGCGAATCGGATGTGA
- the LOC134416874 gene encoding uncharacterized protein LOC134416874: protein MEAPAPQELCLGSASGTLGMGFGWDGGSSPTGAVLGQCQWHPGQALLPKSLLGAASGCIPSTRKGCRCTGSSVPPHSLITCGHCTRSPLHWMSNSSACCGLHESCAPAPCSWECSSGECSSMECSSGECSSGSAALGNAALGMQLTGVQLWECSSMECSSGECSSGSAALGNAALGVQLWGMQLWECSSQECSSGSAAPWSAALGVQLHGVQLWECSFGNAALGVQLHGVQLWGVQLWGVQLHGVQLWECSSQECCRASPGALAVLAWSPMPAPIPCPVPLWPASWRGCSAVLGCVGDRPPDPGAGRGWDMEPVKRQWCSVGRQNPGWRCR from the exons ATGGAGGCTCCAGCCCCACAGGAGCTGTGCTTGGGCAGTGCCAGTGGCACCCTGGGCATGGG GTTCGGCTGGGATGGAGGCTCCAGCCCCACAGGAGCTGTGCTTGGGCAGTGCCAGTGGCACCCTGGGCAGGCACTGCTGCCGAAGTCACTGCTGGGGGCTGCATCTGGCTGCATCCCCAGCACCAGGAAGGGATGCAgatgcacaggcagctctgtccctcccCACAGCCTCATCACCTGTGGGCACTGTACCCGGAGCCCTCTGCACTGGATGAGCAACAGCAGTGCCTGCTGTGGTCTCCATGAGAGCTgtgcccctgctccctgctcctgggagtGCAGCTCTGGGGAATGCAGCTCCATGGAGTGCAGCTCTGGGGAatgcagctctgggagtgcagctcTGGGGAATGCAGCTTTGGGAATGCAGCTCACAGGAgtgcagctctgggagtgcagctcCATGGAGTGCAGCTCTGGGGAatgcagctctgggagtgcagctctggggaatgcagctctgggagtgcagctcTGGGGAATGCAGCTTTGGGAATGCAGCTCACAGGAatgcagctctgggagtgcagctcCATGGAgtgcagctctgggagtgcagctcCATGGAGTGCAGCTTTGGGAATGCAGCTTTGGGAatgcagctctgggagtgcagctcCATGGAGTGCAGCTCTGGGGAGTGCAGCTCTGGGGAGTGCAGCTCCATGGAGTGCAGCTTTGGGAATGCAGCTCCCAGGAATGCTGCCGTGCCAGCCCCGGAGCTCTGGCTGTCCTGGCCTGGAGTCCCATGCCTGCCCCCATCCCCTGCCCGGTGCCGTTGTGGCCCGCGAGCTGGAGGGGCTGCTCTGCCGTCCTGGGGTGTGTGGGGGACAGACCCCCAGATCCTGGGGCTGGTcggggctgggacatggagcctGTGAAGCGGCAGTGGTGCTCTGTGGGGCGGCAGAAcccgggctggcgctgccggTGA